In Gopherus evgoodei ecotype Sinaloan lineage chromosome 10, rGopEvg1_v1.p, whole genome shotgun sequence, a single window of DNA contains:
- the LOC115658406 gene encoding LOW QUALITY PROTEIN: zinc finger protein 154-like (The sequence of the model RefSeq protein was modified relative to this genomic sequence to represent the inferred CDS: substituted 1 base at 1 genomic stop codon), whose translation MHTGERAYECCECGKSFSRSSNLTIHQRIHTGERSYECHECGKRFTHFSSLTSHXTMHAGERPYECCECGKSFSRSSNLTMHQRIHTGERPYECSECGKRFTHLSSLISHQRVHTGERPYECSECGKSFFRSSTLITHYRIHTGPRPYECCECGKSFAHSSGLSKHQRIRKGDKLHKNLL comes from the coding sequence ATGCACACGGGAGAGCGAGCCTACGAATGctgcgagtgtgggaaaagcttctctcGGAGCTCAAACCTTACTATACATCAgcggatccacacaggagagagatccTATGAATGCCATGAGTGCGGGAAACGTTTCACTCACTTCTCCTCCCTTACCTCTCATTAGACAATGCACGCAGGAGAGCGACCCTATGAAtgttgtgagtgtgggaaaagcttctctcGGAGCTCAAACCTTACTatgcatcagaggatccacacaggagagagaccctatgaatgcagtgagtgcgggAAACGTTTCACTCACCTCTCCTCCCTTATCTCTCACCAGAGagtccacacgggagagagaccctatgaatgcagtgagtgtgggaaaagcttctttCGGAGCTCAACCCTTATTACGCATTACAGAATCCACACCGGGccgagaccctatgaatgctgtgagtgtgggaaaagcttcgcTCATAGTTCaggcctttctaaacatcagagaatccgtAAAGGAGATAAACTTCATAAAAACCTTCTCTAG